Proteins from one Hyperolius riggenbachi isolate aHypRig1 chromosome 2, aHypRig1.pri, whole genome shotgun sequence genomic window:
- the INKA2 gene encoding PAK4-inhibitor INKA2 has translation MKGTLNGLQLITSQESMDQYLHRLRQELLSMKEFGEGLQEQMTCMMGALQELKLLQLQAALEQLDISGEQNQLRSMRVGYYYESLQEAPEVRNQCNRQAEKLLPGGRSLDNSSLVDSRGSWAASSPSSVSSPNVGQQVLSAKRRETEIDHRSSFLLPSVENKPISRPNDTSSVLQKLNDFNCPHFDQELCSYESTYDDTNDWTSPLMSQSRNRQPLVLGDNIFADLVGNWLDLPDMEKKGEKNESLPNVSRSQEIYKKLTLTANFFKKFLRTVRPDRDKLLKEKPGWLQFDYQTSHISKRSKKASKQKSAFYYPSQTDLKSRVDYLSKTTMKSTINKTCAKKNQGQEDTIYTDFDMDTAVWV, from the coding sequence CTGTCAATGAAAGAATTTGGAGAAGGTTTGCAAGAACAGATGACATGTATGATGGGAGCACTCCAGGAACTGAaactcctccagctccaagccgcTCTTGAGCAGTTGGACATTTCAGGGGAGCAGAATCAACTCCGGAGTATGAGAGTGGGTTACTATTATGAAAGTCTTCAAGAAGCCCCTGAGGTCAGGAATCAGTGCAACAGACAGGCTGAAAAGCTATTGCCAGGTGGGAGAAGTCTAGACAACAGCTCGTTGGTTGACAGTCGTGGATCATGGGCAGCAAGCTCTCCTAGCTCTGTCTCTAGCCCAAATGTAGGTCAGCAGGTATTGTCAGCCAAAAGAAGAGAAACAGAAATTGATCATAGATCTTCTTTTCTTTTGCCTTCAGTAGAGAATAAGCCTATATCAAGACCCAATGATACAAGTTCTGTCCTTCAGAAACTCAATGATTttaactgtccacattttgaccaAGAATTATGCTCGTATGAGTCTACATATGATGATACAAATGATTGGACATCTCCCCTTATGTCACAGAGCCGAAACAGACAACCTCTTGTTTTGGGTGACAACATATTTGCTGATCTTGTTGGAAACTGGCTTGATCTGCCTGATATGGAAAAGAAAGGGGAGAAGAATGAAAGCTTACCAAATGTTAGCAGATCCCAGGAGATTTACAAAAAGCTCACCCTGACAGCCAACTTTTTTAAGAAGTTCTTAAGAACTGTGCGGCCTGACAGAGATAAGCTGCTCAAAGAGAAACCCGGCTGGCTACAATTTGATTATCAAACATCACACATTAGCAAACGTAGCAAGAAGGCCAGCAAACAAAAAAGTGCATTTTATTATCCATCACAGACTGATCTAAAAAGCAGAGTTGACTATCTAAGCAAAACCACTATGAAAAGTACAATTAATAAAACATGTGCCAAGAAGAACCAGGGGCAAGAAGATACCATTTATACAGATTTTGACATGGACACTGCAGTCTGGGTTTAA